A genomic segment from Agelaius phoeniceus isolate bAgePho1 chromosome 2, bAgePho1.hap1, whole genome shotgun sequence encodes:
- the TEX30 gene encoding testis-expressed protein 30 isoform X2 yields the protein MNFPHLVSLAAYLASHGVLCLRFTCKGLNVAYRTKAFKAVVEYLKLCDDYKLSGVFLAGRSMGSRAAASVIRQLSQGGDDDDDGFIQGLVCLSYPLHRPKLQSKLRDEDLLLITCPVLFVSGSADEMCEKQLLEGVVSKMKAPKKIHWIDKANHGMAVKGRTADDVMEEVNAQVFSWLRENVQLQQK from the exons atGAATTTCCCTCACTTGGTGTCCTTGGCAGCTTATCTTGCATCCCATGGAGTTCTGTGCCTGCGGTTTACTTGTAAAGGCCTTAATGTTGCCTACAGGACTAAGGCTTTCAAAGCAGTTGTG GAATACTTAAAACTTTGTGATGATTATAAACTTTCTGGTGTTTTCCTTGCAG GCCGTTCCATGGGCTCAcgagctgctgcctctgtgatACGTCAGCTGAGCCAgggtggtgatgatgatgatgatggctTCATTCAAGGTCTCGTGTGTTTATCTTACCCATTGCATCGACCAAAACTGCAGTCCAAGCTCCGGGATGAGGATTTGTTACTGATCACATGTCCAGTGCTGTTTGTCTCGGGATCAGCAGATGAGATGTGTGAAAAA CAATTGCTAGAAGGTGTGGTGAGCAAAATGAAAGCccctaaaaaaatccattgGATTGATAAAGCAAACCATGGGATGGCAGTCAAAGGACGAACAGCAGATGATGTCATGGAAGAAGTAAATGCACAAGTTTTTTCTTGGCTTAGAGAGAATGTTCAACTGCAGCAAAAATAA
- the TEX30 gene encoding testis-expressed protein 30 isoform X1, which produces MGGRVEVKVKIPFGNKYLDAIFSVPEKKPTYGVILTHGAGGDMNFPHLVSLAAYLASHGVLCLRFTCKGLNVAYRTKAFKAVVEYLKLCDDYKLSGVFLAGRSMGSRAAASVIRQLSQGGDDDDDGFIQGLVCLSYPLHRPKLQSKLRDEDLLLITCPVLFVSGSADEMCEKQLLEGVVSKMKAPKKIHWIDKANHGMAVKGRTADDVMEEVNAQVFSWLRENVQLQQK; this is translated from the exons ATGGGCGGGCGCGTGGAG GTTAAAGTGAAAATACCTTTTGGAAACAAATACCTTGATGCTATTTTTTCTGTCCCAGAGAAGAAACCAACATATGGAGTGATTCTTACTCatggagctggaggagacatGAATTTCCCTCACTTGGTGTCCTTGGCAGCTTATCTTGCATCCCATGGAGTTCTGTGCCTGCGGTTTACTTGTAAAGGCCTTAATGTTGCCTACAGGACTAAGGCTTTCAAAGCAGTTGTG GAATACTTAAAACTTTGTGATGATTATAAACTTTCTGGTGTTTTCCTTGCAG GCCGTTCCATGGGCTCAcgagctgctgcctctgtgatACGTCAGCTGAGCCAgggtggtgatgatgatgatgatggctTCATTCAAGGTCTCGTGTGTTTATCTTACCCATTGCATCGACCAAAACTGCAGTCCAAGCTCCGGGATGAGGATTTGTTACTGATCACATGTCCAGTGCTGTTTGTCTCGGGATCAGCAGATGAGATGTGTGAAAAA CAATTGCTAGAAGGTGTGGTGAGCAAAATGAAAGCccctaaaaaaatccattgGATTGATAAAGCAAACCATGGGATGGCAGTCAAAGGACGAACAGCAGATGATGTCATGGAAGAAGTAAATGCACAAGTTTTTTCTTGGCTTAGAGAGAATGTTCAACTGCAGCAAAAATAA